One stretch of Clavelina lepadiformis chromosome 6, kaClaLepa1.1, whole genome shotgun sequence DNA includes these proteins:
- the LOC143461941 gene encoding CAAX prenyl protease 2-like, translating to MFVEVCYDHISKVGAILSCLAFAILYVGSLYIKSQRLPRDHPKTIKERILRVSLASALACVILFFSSSNSTSQCQSATFLEWIGIRFEGLIPAVFLPSFLIIILFLGPVVMLLIDHGMKSLFSSQMSDITIWRNYFVAPLSEELVFRGCMLPLLVPAFGKFTSILLAPWFFGLAHIHHASEQYKTGSYPLSTIVASTLFQASYTTIFGILSSYIFLRTGHLISAFISHALCNMMGFPEFEHALTHRHNIIISLNFVLGLASFIIILGPLTKPSIYGNTLYGDEF from the exons ATGTTTGTCGAAGTTTGCTATGATCACATATCAAAAGTTGGAGCAATACTTTCGTGCCTGGCCTTTGCGATCTTGTACGTTGGGAGCCTATACATTAAGTCGCAGCGATTGCCGAG AGATCATCCGAAGACGATTAAGGAGAGAATTCTTCGTGTGAGTCTCGCATCAGCACTTGCCTGTGTCATTCTTTTTTTCTCGAGTTCAAATTCAACATCTCAATGTCAAAGTGCAACTTTCCTTGAATGGATCGGAATTCGCTTCGAAGGATTAATCCCAGCAGTTTTTCTTCCttcatttttaattattattttgttccTTGGTCCTGTTGTCATGCTCCTCATTGATCACGGCATGAAAAGTTTGTTCAGTAGCCAGATGTCGGACATCACCATTTGGAGGAACTACTTTGTG GCTCCGTTATCAGAGGAACTGGTCTTTCGTGGATGTATGCTGCCTCTCTTGGTGCCAGCATTTGGGAAATTTACCTCAATTTTGCTTGCTCCGTGGTTCTTTGGTCTAG CTCACATACACCACGCAAGCGAGCAGTACAAGACGGGGAGTTACCCACTTTCCACCATTGTGGCTTCCACTCTTTTCCAGGCATCTTACACGACCATATTTGGAATTTTGTCCTCTTATATATTTCTACGAACCGGTCACCTGATCAGTGCCTTCATCTCGCATGCTCTTTGCAATATGATGGGATTCCCTGAGTTTGAGCATGCACTTACTCATAGACACAACATTATTATTTCGTTAAACTTTGTGCTTGGCCTTGCCTCATTTATTATCATCCTTGGCCCGCTAACTAAGCCATCGATCTACGGCAACACCTTATATGGTGATGAATTTTGA
- the LOC143461938 gene encoding 3-hydroxy-3-methylglutaryl-coenzyme A reductase-like: protein MMRLNLFEFYGHFCARYALEVLVCFVTMVVAAITLNVSSPYELCHWATNCVSKSSSESEISSDIVLLTLLRCGTILYVYMQLKKLWRIGSVIIVAIICSYTVFAVMTFSIAILHFLRKDLVIVSNALPVFLLLIDVSRMVIVTQHCLSMKSIDLLHEYIAEAMSALSPMATLDTLIEILVLVNIGAFVQIHQIQQLTCFACLSVIINYIVFTTFVPACLSVLLTLINKTPTDVTLVPSWHDVRFKKILQNEKHRHVSILPNHVKLILCAGLLTLQVVKYSRLTSNVKETSGSLQNSFDSLLSLNPEQFFTLILILILVSKYLLDDGYEIVSRLRRHSDTCMDSKASCPDIESKLSHSEEKIESLSDEQSCSSLLPRSFEDCLRLLKVGSDLLTNREIISLVEKNKLALYKLESELRDANRAVLLRREIFSKKMRDVKRREALQRIPHIGYDFTNATKACCENTVGYIPVPVGVVGPLLLNGKEYRVPMATTEGTLLASTNRGLKALYLSGGVKGHVYRDGMSRAPVVAFPSTERCCEMSDWLQDFYNFNLVKEKFDETSRFGKLKSISPVVSGRLLFVRFVATTGDAMGMNMVSKGAENALRWLQQTFTDMEVISLSGNFCTDKKPSAINWIEGRGKSVVCEAVLPAKVVKKVLKTDAAGLVRLSHCKNLIGSAMSGSIGGFNAHAANIVTAMFIATGQDPAQNVVSSNCLTNLELSRSQDGDDGEMNDPSLLVTCTMPSLEVATVGGGSTLDPQRACLGLLGIAGASASDKPGANSTQLAKIICATVLAGELSLLAALNSGDLVQSHMKHNRLPKGTKPDTDHSIL, encoded by the exons ATGATGCGTTTAAACCTGTTCGAATTCTATGGGCATTTTTGTGCAAGATACGCACTTGAagttcttgtttgttttgtgacaATGGTGGTGGCAGCGATAACATTAAATGTGAGCAGCCCATATGAGCTGTGCCATTGGGCCACAAATTGCGTAAGCAAGTCATCTTCTGAAAGCGAGATTAGCAGTGATATAGTTCTCCTTACGCTGCTGCGATGTGGAACGATCTTGTACGTCTACATGCAACTGAAAAAACTATGGAGGATTGGGTCAGTGATAATTGTTGCAATTATTTGTTCTTACACTGTCTTCGCTGTCATGACGTTCAGCATCGCCATTCTCCATTTTCTTCGTAAAGACTTGGTTATCGTGAGCAACGCTTTACCAGTCTTTTTGTTGCTCATTGACGTGTCACGTATGGTTATTGTGACACAACACTGCCTTAGTATGAAGTCCATTGATTTGCTGCACGAATACATTGCCGAGGCGATGTCCGCTCTCAGCCCTATGGCCACGCTCGACACATTGATCGAGATTCTTGTTCTCGTCAACATCGGAGCTTTTGTCCAAATCCATCAAATACAGCAACTAACTTGCTTTGCCTGTTTGTCTGTCATAATCAATTACATTGTATTCACCACATTTGTGCCGGCGTGCTTGTCGGTTCTGTTGACGCTGATTAACAAAACACCAACTGACGTCACTTTGGTCCCTTCGTGGCACGATGTcaggtttaaaaaaattcttcaaaATGAAAAGCATAGACATGTTTCTATTTTACCAAACCATGTCAAACTCATCCTGTGTGCTGGCCTGCTAACTCTACAGGTAGTCAAGTACAGTCGACTCACTTCCAACGTTAAAGAAACTTCCGGGAGTTTGCAAAATAGTTTCGACTCGTTGCTCAGCTTGAACCCGGAACAGTTTTTTACGCTCATCTTGATTCTTATTCTTGTGAGCAAATACCTGCTGGACGACGGATACGAAATCGTGAGCAGGTTAAGAAGACACTCTGACACTTGCATGGACTCTAAGGCTTCTTGTCCTGACATAGAGTCAAAGTTGTCCCACAGTGAAGAGAAAATAGAGTCTCTTTCTGATGAACAGTCGTGTTCGAGTCTGTTACCGCGATCATTCGAAGATTGCTTGCGACTCTTGAAAGTTGGTTCTGATTTGTTGACGAACAGGGAAATTATTTCTTTAGTCGAAAAAAACAAACTCGCTCTTTATAAGCTTGAAAGTGAACTTCGGGATGCGAACCGTGCAGTTCTGTTGCGGAGGGAAATATTTAGTAAAAAGATGAGAGATGTAAAACGCAGAGAAGCCCTCCAGCGTATACCACATATAGGATATGATTTCACCAACGCAACTAAAGCTTGTTGTGAGAACACGGTCGGGTATATTCCCGTCCCGGTGGGCGTGGTAGGCCCACTTTTGTTGAATGGGAAGGAATACCGTGTCCCCATGGCAACAACAGAAGGGACATTGTTGGCGAGCACAAATCGTGGGTTGAAGGCTCTATATCTCTCCGGTGGGGTTAAAGGTCATGTGTATCGAGATGGGATGTCCCGGGCACCAGTGGTTGCTTTTCCATCGACTGAGAGATGCTGCGAGATGTCTGATTGGCTCCAGGATTTCTACAACTTCAACCTGGTGAAGGAaaagtttgatgaaacaaGCAGGTTTGGGAAGTTGAAGTCCATCAGCCCAGTTGTGTCTGGGAGATTGCTCTTTGTCAGATTTGTCGCCACCACTGGAGATGCGATGGGAATGAACATGGTTTCTAAAGGAGCAGAAAATGCTTTGAG GTGGCTGCAGCAGACCTTCACAGATATGGAAGTAATTAGTTTAAGTGGAAATTTTTGCACTGATAAGAAGCCATCTGCCATTAATTGGATTGAGGGTAGGGGAAAATCTGTGGTATGTGAAGCAGTGTTGCCAGCCAAAGTGGTTAAGAAAGTTCTGAAGACCGATGCTGCAGGATTGGTTCGTCTTAGTCACTGCAAGAACCTCATTGGCTCAGCAATGTCTGGGAGCATCGGGGGGTTCAATGCGCATGCAGCCAACATTGTGACGGCGATGTTCATTGCTACCGGGCAGGATCCGGCGCAGAATGTCGTGAGCAGCAACTGTTTGACTAATCTTGAGCTGAGCAGATCACAAGATGGCGATGACGGTGAGATGAATGACCCTTCACTGCTGGTGACGTGCACCATGCCATCACTAGAGGTCGCTACTGTAGGTGGCGGATCAACCCTTGACCCACAGCGAGCCTGTCTTGGACTGCTCGGCATCGCAGGGGCAAGCGCCTCCGACAAACCCGGCGCCAACTCAACACAACTTGCCAAAATCATCTGCGCAACTGTGCTCGCTGGTGAATTGTCGTTGCTAGCTGCATTAAACTCAGGTGACCTTGTGCAAAGTCACATGAAGCACAATCGATTGCCGAAGGGAACAAAACCAGACACTGACCACAGTATTCTATAA